The DNA window tatatatgatatgcCTTGTATAGAAGCCATTCCCATATATGCTGATAAGAGAAGAGCATTTGTAATACCATGGTTGTATGATCCATTCCAACTAGGACAATTCAATTGTAGAGATTTATCTTTAATAAGTCTTTCTAATTCacaaaattttccttttttactaTCATGTACAGCCATATGGAAATCATACACTTCGGAAAAAGAGCTTAATGGTATAGGCCATATAAAATATCTCTTATTATTCATTAGAATGTTCACTTGgtctattattgttataagGAAAACTCTTCCAAAATTGGAGAGTGGACATTTATAGAAATCAACGCTTACTTTTACTTTCCACGGGGGGGATATAAATTCAACTGTATCAATCTTCTTAGGCACTAGTAGTGCGTTCGTATCTTTCTTCGTGCAGACCAAGTATCCCTCGAAATTTGTGGCTAGACTACCGCCATCTTTGCCACCACTGCCGCTACCTCTAGTACTACCGCTGATAGTGCTGTTATCCTCGTAGGCGTCAAACAACCTATTATCAAAAGTTTTTGCAAATTTCTTCAAAGGTATTCTAGTGACAGGCATATACCTAGACTTCGACGTTGACTGAGTCAATGCCTTCACTTTTGAGTTGAACTCCGAGTTGGATTGAACATTTTTCGCTCGTAGATATAATTCGAGATACGTTGCCTCACCTGTATGTTTTATTACTTTCTGGTTCACTAATTGCACCTCAACTACCTTATTGTCttcattacatataatagtATCCTTCTCTACTTTTAAATCTATGTAGCTATACTTCTCTTTTGATGAAGACATATTAATCCATCCATTTCTATCaaatccttttttatttgcaatgaaatttataaatttacttttcaaattttgtaaaaaactTTCTCTATTCCATCGAATTATCACATTGTCTTTTCCCAAAGTACGAAATACGCTGtaagaaaatattagaaaaattatcGAGCTCTTTTTAAAGGTCATCCCGACAAAGGATAAAGAAACAGGAAGAAACGGTAAGGGGATAAGATATGAAAGATTAGAGACACGGTAGGGCAAGAATAAGGTAAAACggattaaaaattaatgcaAAAATTATGCAAAATGAACACTATGTtgatacaaaataaatggaaaacGACTGTGAATTTAATGCGACAAGGTCGAATTAATTAAGCAAATGAATTAGGTTAAAAAGCATTTCTTGCTGTAACTTGCTGTAACTTGCTGTAACTTGCTGTAACTTGCTGTAACTTGCTGTAACTGCTGTAACTGCTGTAACCTGCTGTAACCTTCTGTGTCTTGTCGTATCTTtctgtatacatacatataaatacatatgcgCACCCaaccatttatatatgtgtgtgcatattcaaatatgtatatataacagaGACAAATTATACAGTTTTCAAACTTTTCCATTATAATGatgtactatttttttatactaaTATGAGAGTATAACggatacaaatatttaaagaagcACAAAAATTGATGTATTTAtgtcttaaaaaaaaaaaaaaagaaaaaaaattaacaccTGTGATTCCTAAATTCATACCTTAGACTATTATAAGAAGGATTGgctaattaataattatatatgtataagcaTGAACATaggtgtatatacatatgggTGAGGATAAATGGGAGTGCTTAAATTTGTAATGATAAGCGGCGTACCGAAATATGTACGCAGGAGATTGGGATTTGCGCCTAACCGCTACGCATAATCAAATGGAAAAAACAATGGTTGTTAATGAGAACTGCTATTTATGGATGTAATTCATAAATAGCAAGAATGGAGGTCAACGATGTAAAATAGGAAATGCAGAGTGAAGGTTGACATGAAatgcaaaatgaaaaagaagaacTGTTACACACTAAGTCAGAAACGAAGTGTCCAATatgaaaaatcaaaatttGAAAGGCATAAGTGACCACGCTtactaattatttatattataaaaaattccttatcgttaaaaaaaaaaaaaaaaaaattataaaatttttttttttttaaacatacattttacaagtgataaataaatttatatgtcAAATTCGTAGGATAAATTGgtatgtattaaaaataaaaaaaaactcgCAGTGCTGCAAAATGAACGATTAA is part of the Plasmodium malariae genome assembly, chromosome: 14 genome and encodes:
- the PmUG01_14061200 gene encoding conserved Plasmodium protein, unknown function, with translation MTFKKSSIIFLIFSYSVFRTLGKDNVIIRWNRESFLQNLKSKFINFIANKKGFDRNGWINMSSSKEKYSYIDLKVEKDTIICNEDNKVVEVQLVNQKVIKHTGEATYLELYLRAKNVQSNSEFNSKVKALTQSTSKSRYMPVTRIPLKKFAKTFDNRLFDAYEDNSTISGSTRGSGSGGKDGGSLATNFEGYLVCTKKDTNALLVPKKIDTVEFISPPWKVKVSVDFYKCPLSNFGRVFLITIIDQVNILMNNKRYFIWPIPLSSFSEVYDFHMAVHDSKKGKFCELERLIKDKSLQLNCPSWNGSYNHGITNALLLSAYMGMASIQGISYILTKNITHHDIRNCFIRNKNSSSDCGKTGAITLQDYNKFSSEDENKQQLNETHEDSNNMQNQKLKRANILSNVVFVCLSGLSNVLYGIKLIIQIIKNLENINKDFDKALLFYPWVLKYPKTYFHSSATKFEENNIYNIMTGQSETEEKIQDHNSSNDEKESINGVNEKESINGVNEKESINGVNEKESINGVNDKGSINGVNERENIDKVNGKKELSEKNKDTKVIKQVEHHIFSN